The Streptomyces sp. cg36 genomic interval ACGGCTCGGTCGCGGTCGGCGGCAACGCCGAGCAGATCAGCACCTTCCTGGACCAGCGCCACCAGGACGGCATGTCACTGGCGGAGGCGCTGAAGCTGGCCGTGCAGGCGCTCTCCAACCAGGCCAACGGGGCCGACCGGGAGATCCCGGCGGAGCGCCTGGAGGTCGCGGTCCTGGACCGTACGAGGCCGCAGCAGCGCAAGTTCAAGCGGATCGTGGGCCGTCAGCTCTCCCGGCTGCTCCAGACGGAAGAGGCGAGCGCCGAGCCCACCGAGGTGCCCTCGGACAACGAGGAGCAGTAGCGCGGGCGGTCACCCGCCACCCCGTGCCCCGCCGTCGCCGACGGCGGGGCACGGGCGCGTTCAGCCGGCGGGCGGGGCCGTGGAGCCCCGGACGACCAGGGAGACGGGCAGATCGCCGTGCTCGGGCTCACGGCCCTCCAGGACGGCCAGCAGCGCCGCCATGCCCCGCTCGCCGACCCGCTCGGCGGGGAGCTGGACGGTGGTGAGCTCGGGCTCCAGGGCGGTGGCGAGGGCGAGGTCGTCGAACCCGGCCACCGAGACGTCGTCGGGGACGCGCAGCCCGAGCCGCCGGGCGGCCTTGCAGGCCCCGGCGGCCAGGATGTCGTCGTCGCAGATCAGCGCGGTCGGGCGGGGGCCGGGCCGGGTCAGGGCGTGCTCGGCCGCGCGCCGTGCGGCGTCGACGGTGAGCGCGGCGGGCACGGTGGCCACCTCCGCGTCGGGCGCCGCGCGCAGGGCGTCGGCCAGGGCCCGGCCGCGCACCCGGAAGGTCCAGGAGTCGACGGCCGAGGCGAGATGGACGAACCTGCGGTGGCCGAGCCCCAGCAGATGCTCCGTCACCTGCCGTATCCCGTCGGCGATGTCGAGGTTGACGTGGGCGGCGGGTCCGCTCTCGCCGGGGTCGCTGTCGAGCATCACCAGCGGCAGCCCGGTGCCGCGCAGGGAGGCGAGGGCGTCGGCGGCCATCGAGGAGGCGATGACGCCGTCGAGGGCGGCGGCGGCCGAGTCGAACGGGTCGCGCGCGGGGCCCACCCCGTCGGGGGAGGGGTAGAGGACCACCCCGAAGCCGTGCTCGGCGGCGACCCGGGCCGCGCCGGAGTAGACCCGGGCGAAGAACTCGTTGGTCAGCGCGGGCACCACCAGCAGCGCGGTCCGGGTGCGGCCCAGGCGCAGGCTGCGGGCGGCGAGGTTGGGCCGGTAGCCGAGCTCGCGGGCGGCCTGCCGGACGAGCCCGGCGGTGCGCTCGGAGACCCGCCCGCGCCACTTGTCGCCGAGCACCAGGGAGACGGTGGCCTGCGAGACCCCGGCGGCCCGGGCGACGTCCCGGCTGGTCGGCTGGGGTTTCACTGGGCCTCCGCACACGGTCGCAGCCCGGTCGTCGGCTGCCGGGTGTCAGGGTCGATCGTAGTTTCCGGGTGGACCCCGGGGTTGTCGACATGATACGTATGACCTCGGAAGTTATACGTAAAACCTATGGGCTGGCCCACCGAGCGAGAGGCGATCATGGCGGCGGGATATCTGGAGATCCTCCGGACACGGCACGCGGCGCGACTGCTGGTGGGGACGCTGACGGGCCGGCTGCCCAACGCGACCGCGGCCATCGCCGTGGTCCTCTTCGTGCGCGCCGAGGGCGGCAGCTACTCGCTGGCGGGCGCCCTCACCGCGGTGTACGGGCTGGCCAACGCGGTCGGACAGCCGCTGCTGGGACGGGCCGTCGACCTGTACGGGCAGTTCCGGGTGATGCTCCCGGCGGCCCTGGTGAGCGCGCTCGGCATGGCCGTGCTGGCGGCGTGCGGCATCGAACCCGTCTGGGTGGCCTACGCGGCGATGCTGGTCGCCGGGCTCTTCACACCGCCCCTTGAGGGCGGCCTGCGGGCGCTGTGGCCGAGCGTCCTGAGCCGCGAGGAGCAGGTCCACACCGCGTACGCGATGGACGCGATAGCCCAGGAGGTGATGTTCACCGTCGGCCCGCTGCTCGTCACCCTCGGCATCGCCCTGTGGTCGCCCGCCGCCGCCCTGCTGGCCATCAACGCGCTCGGCGTGCTCGGCGCCCTCTCGGTGGTGCTCAGCGAGCCCTCGCGCGCCTGGCGCTCCGCCCCGCGCGAGGCGCACTGGCTGGGCGCGCTGCGCTCCACGGGCCTGCTCGCGCTGCTGAGCGCCTTCTTCTTCGTGGGCCTCGCGCTGGGCGGGATCATCGTCTCCTCGTCCGCCTACGCCGACGACCACGGCCGCCAGTCCGTCTACGGCTGGCTGATGGCGGCCAACGGCCTCGGGGCGCTCCTGGGCGGTCTGGTGTACGGGGCGCGCCAGTGGGCCGGAACTCCCGAGAAAAGGCTGATTTCGCTCACCGCGCTGCTCGCCCTCGGCTACCTGCCGCTGGTGCTCGTCCCGGGCGTCCCGGCGATGACGGGGCTCGCCGTGGTCTCCGGCCTCTTCCTCGCGCCCTGCATCGCCTGCGCGTTCATCGTGGTCGACCGGCACGCCCCGCGCGGCACCGTGACCGAGGCGTTCTCCTGGCTGGTCACCGCGTTCGGCGTCGGCACGGCGCTCGGCACGGCGGTCGCCGGGCCCGCGCTGGAGCACGGCGGTACGGCCGCGGGCTTCGCCGTCGCGGGCGCGGGCGGGGCCGCCGCGCTGCTGGTGCTGCTCGCCACCCGGCGGGTCCTGGCAGCTCCCGGGCGTACGGAAAGCGTCGCGGGAGTTGACCAAAATGATCCAACCCGTGCTGTCGAACCCGGTTTCAGCTGAGGGCATCGGGCGTAATGTTCAGTCATGGACCGCCGCATTTTCGGGCTGGAGAACGAGTACGGCGTCACGTGCACGTTCAGGGGACAGCGCCGACTGTCTCCTGACGAAGTGGCGCGCTACCTCTTCCGCCGTGTTGTGTCATGGGGCCGCAGCAGCAATGTCTTCCTGCGGAACGGCGCCCGCCTCTACCTCGACGTGGGTTCGCATCCGGAATACGCAACTCCCGAATGCGACAACGTGACCGAACTGGTCACCCACGACAAGGCCGGCGAACGCATTCTCGAAGGCTTGCTGGTCGACGCCGAACGCCGCCTGCACGAGGAGGGAATCGCGGGAGACGTCTATCTCTTCAAGAACAACACCGATTCGGCGGGAAACTCCTACGGCTGCCACGAGAACTATCTCGTCGCCCGGCACGGGGAGTTCTCCCGGCTCGCGGACATCCTCATTCCGTTCCTGGTCACCCGTCAGCTCATCTGCGGCGCGGGCAAGGTCCTCCAGACCCCGCGCGGCGCGGTCTACTGCGTCAGCCAGCGCGCCGAGCACATCTGGGAGGGCGTCAGCTCCGCGACCACCCGCTCCCGTCCGATCATCAACACCAGGGACGAGCCGCACGCCGACGCCGAGCGCTACCGGCGCCTGCACGTCATCGTCGGCGACTCCAACATGTCCGAGACGACCATGCTGCTCAAGGTCGGGGCCACCGACCTGGTGCTGCGCATGATCGAGGCGGGCACGGTCATGCGCGACCTGACGCTGGAGAACCCGATCCGGGCCATCCGCGAGGTCTCGCACGACATCACCGGCCAGCGCAAGGTGCGCCTGGCCAGCGGGCGCGAAGCCTCCGCCCTGGAGGTGCAGCGCGAGTACTACGAGAAGGCCGTCGACTTCGTGGAGCGCCGGGGCATCCGCACCGGCACCGTCGACCAGGTCCTGGAGCTCTGGGGCCGCACGCTGGACGCGATCGAGGCCGAGGACCTGGACCGCATCGGCACCGAGATCGACTGGGTGATGAAGTACCAGCTGATCGAGCGCTACCGGGCCAAGAACAACATCACCATGTCGCACCCCCGGGTCGCCCAGATAGACCTCGCCTACCACGACATCCACCGCCGCCGGGGGCTGTACTACCTCCTCGAACGCAAGGGCCAGGCGGCGCGGATCTGCAACGACCTGAAGATCTTCGAGGGCAAGTCGGTGCCCCCGCAGACCACTCGGGCCCGGCTGCGCGGCGACTTCATCCGCCGGGCGCAGGAACAGCGCCGGGACTTCACGGTCGACTGGGTCCACCTGAAGCTCAACGACCAGGCGCAGCGCACGGTTCTGTGCAAGGACCCGTTCCGCTCCGTCGACGACCGGGTGGAGAAGCTGATCGCCGGCATGTGACCGCACGGCCGGACCGGCGACCGGAACACGGGCCCCGTACGTTCCTCGTACGGGGCCCGCCGTACGCCTTAGAGTGGCGGGCAAACCACTACCGTGCCGTCTGAGATCTGAGGAACACGTGCGCCGACTTGCCGGCCTGCTCGCCGTCCCGCTGCTGCTGGTTGCCACAGCCGCCTGCGGAAGCGACGACAAGGGCTCCGACTCCACCTCCGACTCCGCCTCGATGAAGAACGGCCTCCCCGCCATCACCGCGGGCGCCAAGTTCGGGGAGAAGCCGACCCTCGCCAAGGGCGAGGGCACCCCGCCCAAGGCCCTGAAGGTGAACGTCCTCAGCGAGGGCAAGGGCGCGGTGCTGAAGAAGAACGACGCCGTCTCCGTGAACTACCTCGGCCAGGCGTGGGACTCGGACAAGCCGTTCGACAACAGCTTCGACCGCAAGGAGCCGTTCACGCTCACCCTCGGCGCCGGCCAGGTCATCAAGGGCTGGGACCAGGGCCTGGAGGGCCAGAAGGTCGGCAGCCGCGTCCAGCTGGGCATCCCGCCGGAGCTCGGCTACGGCGCCCAGGGCCAGGGCGACATCAAGCCCAACGCCACGCTGGTCTTCGTCGTGGACATCGTGAAGGCGACCACCATCCCGACCTCCGCCAAGGGCAAGGAGGTCGCGCAGGACGACAAGGACCTGCCGAAGGTGGGCACCAACACCGACGGCAAGGCGCCCTCGCTGACCATCCCCAAGACCGACCCGCCCAAGAAGCTCGTCTCCGACTACGTGCTGGAGGGCGACGGGGACGCGGTGAAGGACACGGACAGCGTCGTGCTGGCGTACGAGGGCTTCCTGTGGAAGGACAGCAAGAAGTTCGACAGCACCTACGACCAGGGCAAGACGCAGAACTTCGCGCTGCCCAACCTGACGCTCAAGGGCCTGAAGGCCGGTCTGATCGGCAAGAAGGTCGGCAGCCGCATCCTGGTCGTCGTCCCGCCGGACCAGGGTCTGGGCGACAAGGAGCAGTCGGGCATCCCCGCCAACTCCACCATGGTCTTCTCGATCGACATCCTGGCCAAGATGTGACGGTGGAGATGTAAGACTGTCGGGGTTGCCCTGCACGTATTCAAGAGGAGCAGTTCAGTGAGCATCGACAAGCCCGAGATCGACTTCCCCGAGGGCGAGCCGCCGGCGGACCTGGAGATCAAGGAGATCTGGGAGGGCGACGGCGCCGTCGCCAAGGAGGGCGACTTCGTCAAGGTCCACTACGTGGGCGTCGCCTTCTCCACCGGCGAGGAGTTCGACTCCTCCTGGAACCGCGGCACCCCGCTGCAGTTCCAGCTCGGTGTCGGCCAGGTCATCCAGGGCTGGGACAAGGGCGTCCAGGGCATGAAGGTCGGCGGTCGCCGCCAGCTGACGATCCCCGCGCACCTCGCCTACGGCGACCGTGGCGCCGGCGGCCGGATCGCGCCGGGCGAGACGCTTATCTTCGTCTGCGACCTGGTCGCTGTCTGATCACACCCGATCACACCGAGGGCCCGTGCCTCCTGGCATGGGCCCTCGGCTTTTGCCACGGGAGCCCGGGGCGGTACGGTCAACGGTCGGGAGCCGCCGAGCCGCTCCTGGATGACGACGAGAGGTGAAGGGCGTCGATGGCGATTGCCAAGGCCGAGCGGCTGATGAACCTGGCGCTGTGTCTGCTGGGGGCCCGCCGTCCGCTCAGCAAGCGCGAGCTGCGCGGTTCCATCGAGGCATATGTCGAGGCCACCGGGCCCGGGGGAAACGCGGCCGGTTCCGACGACGCCTTCAACCGGATGTTCGAGCGGGACAAGGACGATCTGCGCGAACTCGGCCTGGTCATCGAGACCGTGGAGAACCTGGACGGCGAGATCGGCTATCTGGCCCGCCGCGACTCCAACCGGCTGCCCCCGGTCCAGCTGGACGCCGAGGAGGCCGCGGCCCTCGGGCTGGCCGCCCGGGTCTGGCAGCAGGCCAGGCTCGCGGGTGCGGCCAGCGGCGCACTCCAGAAGCTGCGCGCCGCCGGTATGCCGGAAGCGGACAATCCGTATGAGCACAGCGCGATCGAGCCACGCATCCCGGTCCACGAGGCCGCTTTCGAGCCATTGATGCTGGCCTGCCGCGACCGCCGCCCGGTCGTCTTCGAGTACCGCAAGGCCACCGCCGCCCACCCCGAGCCGCGCCAGGTCGAGCCCTGGACCCTGGAGTGCTGGCGGGGCCACTGGTACCTGGCGGGCTGGGACCGCGACCGGGGCGCCGAGCGCGTCTTCCGGCTCTCCCGGATCACCGGCCGGGTCCGCTCCCGGGCGGGCGCCTTCACCGCGCCGGTGCCCGACGTGGTCACCGTGCGCGCGACCGTGGAGAGCTGGGCGGGGGAGACCGCGACCCGCAGCGCGCGGATCAGGCTGCGCGCCGGCGCGGGCTACCCGCTGCGCTCCCGCGCCACCGCGACGCGGGAACTCGGCGACGGCTGGGACGAGTTGGAGATTCCGTACGGACACGGGCTGGACGCCTGGCTGGTGGAGTTCGGCCCCGACGTGGTCGTCCTGGAGCCCGCCGATCTGCGGGCCGACGTGGTGGACCGGCTGCGCGCCGTGGCCAAGGGCTGAGGGGGAGCACGACCATGGCTGCCAATGCCATCGACCAGACGCGGCGGATGCTGTCGCTGGTCACCTATCTGCGCGAGCGCCCGGGGGCGCACGTCGCCGATGTCGCCCGGGCCTTCGGGATCACCGAGGACGAGCTGATCTCGGACCTCGACGTACTGCCCATGTGCGGGACGAGCTTCAGGGGCGGCGACCTCCTGGACATCGACACCGACGGCGACCGCATCTGGTGGCGCAACCCCGGCGCGCTCGGCGCCGAGGCGGCCGAGCCGCTGCGGATCGCCGCCGACGAGGCCACCGCGCTGCTGGTGGCGGCCCGCGCCGTGGCGACCCTGCCGGGCCTGCGCGAGGGCGACCGGCAGGCGCTGCTGCGCGCCACCGCCAAGCTGGAGGCCGCGGCCGGGGAGGCGGCGGGCGCCAGCGCCCGGCTCTCGGTGACCTTCGAGTCCGAGGGCGGGGTCTTCGCCGACGTCGACCGGGCGATCTCGGAGCGGCGGCGGCTGTGGGTGCGCTACTACTCGCCCGCGCGCGACGAGCTCACCGAGCGCGAGGTCGACCCGATCCGCCTCTTCGCGGTCGGTCACACGTACATGGAGGCGTGGTGCCGGCTCTCCGAGGCCCGGCGCACCTTCCGCCTCGACAGAGTGGCCGAAATCCGACTTCTGGACGAGCCGGCCGCGCCGCCCGAGCTGGAGCTGCGCGACCTCTCGGAGGGGCTGGTCCAGCCCTCCGCCGAGGACCCCGAGGTGGTCGTCGAGGTGGGCCCCGGCGGGCGCTGGGTCGCGGAGTACTACCCGCACGACAGCGCCGAGGAGCTCCCCGACGGCGGACTGCGGATCACCCTGCGCACCCCGGACCCGGCGTCGCTGCGGCGGCTCGCGCTGCGGCTCGGCGGGGACGGCCGGATCGTGGCCCCGGCCGACCTCGCGGAGAGCGCCCGGGGCGCGGCCCGCGCGGCTCTCGCGGCGTACGACGGACAGAGCTGAGGAGATGCGGAGCATGTCGGTGATCCCCGGTATTTCCCGTCCGGTGGCGGCGGTCCAGGCGGTGCTGTTCACGGCCGCCTGCCCCGACTGCCGCGCCCGCTTCGAGCTGGCCGCGGGCGCCCTGCGGCTGGCGATCGGCGCCAGCCGCCGCACCACCTTCTACTCCTTCACCTGCCCCGAGTGCGGCTCCGCCGTCCGCAAGCCGGCCGGTGAGCGCATCGTCGAACTGCTCACCGGCGGAGGGGTCCGCACCCTCCGCCTCCACTCCAGCGTCTAGGGTCTGCCCATGTTCTGGCCGATGACCGCCATCGTTCTCGGGTTCCTCGGGACCGGTCTCCTCGGTGTGCTCGCGATCAGGGTGTTCGTCGAGGCCCAGCGGCTCGGCAGCCAGGTGGCGGAGACCACACGTAGGATCAACACGGCCGCCGAGGAGCTGGAGCGGGCCGCGGTCGACCTCTCGGCCACCGGGGAGACCCTGCACTGAGCGAGTGCGGGACGTGGGCACTCCTGTGTGTCCGTCCCTTTGGGTACGCTTCGGAGTGCGGGCCACGGAGCGAGGCAGTGGGCCGTGTCACGGGAGTACGCACGGGGATTGCCCAGCGTTTACCCCTGCGCGTTACGATCGCTGCACGCATGCGATCGGACACCAGTCCGGTCGGACCCACGCAGCCCCACCCATGTCGCCTCGGTGAGAAGGTAAAAGCTTATGTTCGGAAGGCTCGGAGCCCCCGAGATCATTCTGATCCTCGTCGTCATCGTCCTGCTGTTCGGTGCGAAGAAGCTTCCGGACATGGCGCGGTCGCTCGGCAAGTCGGCCCGCATCCTCAAGAGCGAGGCCAAGGCGATGAAGTCGGACGGTCAGCAGACCGCGCCCGCGGACCCGCCGCACCCGGGCGAGCAGCCCCCGGCGCAGCGCACCATCCAGTCGGCCCCCGGCGACGTCAGCAGCTCGCGTCCCGTCACCGAGCCGACCGACTCCACCCGCTGACACCAGGGCCGAAGCAGGCACTGATCACCAAGGTGCCCTGCCGCACGAGATGAGGACGTGGGTTGCTGAAGTCTGCCCGCAAACAGCAGAGGGACCCGGAGGGGCGGATGCCCCTCTCGGACCACCTCCGTGAGCTGCGCAACCGGCTCGCGAAGGCGGTCCTCGCGATCCTTGTCTGCGCCGTGGTGGCGGCGTTCTACTACAAGGACATCGTCGACCTGATCATCAAGCCGGTCAGGGAGTCGGTCGGCTGCAAGGAAGCCTTCGACGCGCTGTCCCAGAAGGACAGCAAGGACCACTGCGGCAACGTCACGATGTCCGGCCTGATGTCGCCGTTCACGTTGATGATCAAGACGTCCCTGGTGGCGGGCGTCGTCGGGGCCAGCCCGATCTGGCTCTACCAGCTCTGGGCGTTCGTCGCCCCGGGCCTGCACCGCAACGAGAAGAAGTACTCGCTGGGCTTCGTCGCGGCGGGCGTCCCGCTCTTCGTGGCCGGCGGCTGGTTCTCGTACCACGTCCTGCCCGCCGCGGCGAAGGTGCTCCTGGAGTTCACCCCCGACGGCGCGCTCAACCTGCTCCCGCTGAACGAGCTCATCGACCTCGTGCTGCGGATGATCGTGGTCTTCGGCCTCTCCTTCGAGCTGCCGCTCTTCCTGATCATGCTCAACTTCGGCGGAGTGATCACCGGCCGCCGGATGCTGGGCTGGTGGCGCGGCATGATCATGGGTGTCACGGTCTTCGCGGCCTTCGCGACGCCGACCGTCGACCCGATGTCGATGCTGCTGCTCGCCGCTCCGATCGTGGTGCTCTACTTCATCGCCGTCGGCATCGCGATCCTCAACGACAAGCGCCGCCGCGAGCGCCGCGAGGCGGGCCCCGGCGACGACGAGGCGTCCGACCTCGACCTCACGCCGCAGGACATCGGGGAGATCGAGCCGGTGCGGTCCCCGGCCCTGCCCGAGCAGTCCGACGGCTCGCGTACCGGCACCCGGATCAACGGCTACGACGACATCACCTGATCCACCGCGGACCAGCACGGAGGCGGCCGGGGACGCGCAGCGCGCGGACCCGGCCGCCGTGCTGTTCACACCCCGGTCGTGTGGCTGTCCCGATAAAGATCGAGCCCTCTGTCAGAGGTGGCGGGTAGGCTCGAAGACAAGATGACAGAGGACCTCTCACCAGCCGAAGCGTACGCAGCTGCCCGGCTCCGAGCCGCCGAGCAGGCCACCGCGCTCGCACCCTTCCGCGACCTGTACGACTTCGATCTGGACCCGTTCCAGATCGAGGCATGCCAGGCCCTAGAGGCCGGCAAGGGCGTGCTCGTCGCCGCGCCGACGGGCTCGGGCAAGACCATCGTCGGCGAGTTCGCCGTGCACCTGGCCCTGGAGCAGGGCCGCAAGTGCTTCTACACCACGCCGATCAAGGCGCTCTCCAACCAGAAGTACGCCGACCTGGTCAGACGCTATGGCGCGGACAAGGTCGGCCTGCTCACCGGGGACAACAGCGTCAACTCC includes:
- a CDS encoding LacI family DNA-binding transcriptional regulator translates to MKPQPTSRDVARAAGVSQATVSLVLGDKWRGRVSERTAGLVRQAARELGYRPNLAARSLRLGRTRTALLVVPALTNEFFARVYSGAARVAAEHGFGVVLYPSPDGVGPARDPFDSAAAALDGVIASSMAADALASLRGTGLPLVMLDSDPGESGPAAHVNLDIADGIRQVTEHLLGLGHRRFVHLASAVDSWTFRVRGRALADALRAAPDAEVATVPAALTVDAARRAAEHALTRPGPRPTALICDDDILAAGACKAARRLGLRVPDDVSVAGFDDLALATALEPELTTVQLPAERVGERGMAALLAVLEGREPEHGDLPVSLVVRGSTAPPAG
- a CDS encoding MFS transporter — protein: MAAGYLEILRTRHAARLLVGTLTGRLPNATAAIAVVLFVRAEGGSYSLAGALTAVYGLANAVGQPLLGRAVDLYGQFRVMLPAALVSALGMAVLAACGIEPVWVAYAAMLVAGLFTPPLEGGLRALWPSVLSREEQVHTAYAMDAIAQEVMFTVGPLLVTLGIALWSPAAALLAINALGVLGALSVVLSEPSRAWRSAPREAHWLGALRSTGLLALLSAFFFVGLALGGIIVSSSAYADDHGRQSVYGWLMAANGLGALLGGLVYGARQWAGTPEKRLISLTALLALGYLPLVLVPGVPAMTGLAVVSGLFLAPCIACAFIVVDRHAPRGTVTEAFSWLVTAFGVGTALGTAVAGPALEHGGTAAGFAVAGAGGAAALLVLLATRRVLAAPGRTESVAGVDQNDPTRAVEPGFS
- the pafA gene encoding Pup--protein ligase; translation: MDRRIFGLENEYGVTCTFRGQRRLSPDEVARYLFRRVVSWGRSSNVFLRNGARLYLDVGSHPEYATPECDNVTELVTHDKAGERILEGLLVDAERRLHEEGIAGDVYLFKNNTDSAGNSYGCHENYLVARHGEFSRLADILIPFLVTRQLICGAGKVLQTPRGAVYCVSQRAEHIWEGVSSATTRSRPIINTRDEPHADAERYRRLHVIVGDSNMSETTMLLKVGATDLVLRMIEAGTVMRDLTLENPIRAIREVSHDITGQRKVRLASGREASALEVQREYYEKAVDFVERRGIRTGTVDQVLELWGRTLDAIEAEDLDRIGTEIDWVMKYQLIERYRAKNNITMSHPRVAQIDLAYHDIHRRRGLYYLLERKGQAARICNDLKIFEGKSVPPQTTRARLRGDFIRRAQEQRRDFTVDWVHLKLNDQAQRTVLCKDPFRSVDDRVEKLIAGM
- a CDS encoding FKBP-type peptidyl-prolyl cis-trans isomerase, with product MRRLAGLLAVPLLLVATAACGSDDKGSDSTSDSASMKNGLPAITAGAKFGEKPTLAKGEGTPPKALKVNVLSEGKGAVLKKNDAVSVNYLGQAWDSDKPFDNSFDRKEPFTLTLGAGQVIKGWDQGLEGQKVGSRVQLGIPPELGYGAQGQGDIKPNATLVFVVDIVKATTIPTSAKGKEVAQDDKDLPKVGTNTDGKAPSLTIPKTDPPKKLVSDYVLEGDGDAVKDTDSVVLAYEGFLWKDSKKFDSTYDQGKTQNFALPNLTLKGLKAGLIGKKVGSRILVVVPPDQGLGDKEQSGIPANSTMVFSIDILAKM
- a CDS encoding FKBP-type peptidyl-prolyl cis-trans isomerase, with protein sequence MSIDKPEIDFPEGEPPADLEIKEIWEGDGAVAKEGDFVKVHYVGVAFSTGEEFDSSWNRGTPLQFQLGVGQVIQGWDKGVQGMKVGGRRQLTIPAHLAYGDRGAGGRIAPGETLIFVCDLVAV
- a CDS encoding helix-turn-helix transcriptional regulator is translated as MAIAKAERLMNLALCLLGARRPLSKRELRGSIEAYVEATGPGGNAAGSDDAFNRMFERDKDDLRELGLVIETVENLDGEIGYLARRDSNRLPPVQLDAEEAAALGLAARVWQQARLAGAASGALQKLRAAGMPEADNPYEHSAIEPRIPVHEAAFEPLMLACRDRRPVVFEYRKATAAHPEPRQVEPWTLECWRGHWYLAGWDRDRGAERVFRLSRITGRVRSRAGAFTAPVPDVVTVRATVESWAGETATRSARIRLRAGAGYPLRSRATATRELGDGWDELEIPYGHGLDAWLVEFGPDVVVLEPADLRADVVDRLRAVAKG
- a CDS encoding helix-turn-helix transcriptional regulator, which translates into the protein MAANAIDQTRRMLSLVTYLRERPGAHVADVARAFGITEDELISDLDVLPMCGTSFRGGDLLDIDTDGDRIWWRNPGALGAEAAEPLRIAADEATALLVAARAVATLPGLREGDRQALLRATAKLEAAAGEAAGASARLSVTFESEGGVFADVDRAISERRRLWVRYYSPARDELTEREVDPIRLFAVGHTYMEAWCRLSEARRTFRLDRVAEIRLLDEPAAPPELELRDLSEGLVQPSAEDPEVVVEVGPGGRWVAEYYPHDSAEELPDGGLRITLRTPDPASLRRLALRLGGDGRIVAPADLAESARGAARAALAAYDGQS
- the tatA gene encoding Sec-independent protein translocase subunit TatA encodes the protein MFGRLGAPEIILILVVIVLLFGAKKLPDMARSLGKSARILKSEAKAMKSDGQQTAPADPPHPGEQPPAQRTIQSAPGDVSSSRPVTEPTDSTR
- the tatC gene encoding twin-arginine translocase subunit TatC, producing MLKSARKQQRDPEGRMPLSDHLRELRNRLAKAVLAILVCAVVAAFYYKDIVDLIIKPVRESVGCKEAFDALSQKDSKDHCGNVTMSGLMSPFTLMIKTSLVAGVVGASPIWLYQLWAFVAPGLHRNEKKYSLGFVAAGVPLFVAGGWFSYHVLPAAAKVLLEFTPDGALNLLPLNELIDLVLRMIVVFGLSFELPLFLIMLNFGGVITGRRMLGWWRGMIMGVTVFAAFATPTVDPMSMLLLAAPIVVLYFIAVGIAILNDKRRRERREAGPGDDEASDLDLTPQDIGEIEPVRSPALPEQSDGSRTGTRINGYDDIT